The Corynebacterium comes genome window below encodes:
- the holA gene encoding DNA polymerase III subunit delta yields the protein MPVAPVHLIVGEEELITERTRRAILDAIRAELPGGAELEITTLRASELDGPVLIDATSPSLFGEDRVVVVTHTELAGKEPVDLLLRTCRDVAPGIHLIIQHTGAGRQKAMLPKLRKLAEVHAADPLKSAARPGWVTNEFRSHGVRPTPDVVHALLEGVGSDLRELASAVSQLVSDTDGDVTVAAVRAYHEGVAEVSGFDIADLAVTGQTARAVASTRRALQLGMHPVALTTALSMKVAGIARLYSTRTTNWNAMAGSVGMPPWLAEKTSKVARRWSGDAVSQAVILMAELDAEVKGQGGNPEYAIENAVRRISELAG from the coding sequence ATGCCAGTGGCCCCCGTACACCTCATCGTCGGCGAGGAAGAACTGATCACCGAGCGCACCCGCCGCGCCATCCTCGACGCCATCCGTGCCGAGCTCCCCGGCGGCGCCGAGCTGGAGATCACCACCCTGCGTGCCTCCGAACTCGACGGACCCGTGCTCATCGACGCCACCAGTCCCTCCCTGTTCGGCGAGGACCGCGTCGTCGTGGTCACCCACACCGAACTGGCGGGCAAAGAGCCGGTCGACCTGCTGCTGAGGACCTGCCGGGACGTCGCGCCCGGGATCCACCTCATCATCCAGCACACCGGTGCGGGCAGGCAGAAGGCGATGCTGCCCAAGCTCCGGAAGCTGGCGGAGGTCCACGCCGCCGATCCGCTCAAGTCGGCGGCCAGGCCGGGCTGGGTGACCAATGAGTTCCGGTCCCACGGTGTGCGACCCACCCCGGACGTCGTGCATGCGCTGCTCGAGGGCGTGGGTTCGGATCTGCGTGAGCTCGCCTCCGCCGTCTCACAGCTCGTCTCCGACACGGACGGGGACGTCACGGTCGCCGCCGTACGCGCCTATCACGAGGGTGTCGCCGAGGTGTCGGGTTTCGACATCGCCGATCTCGCGGTCACCGGACAGACCGCCCGTGCCGTCGCCAGCACCCGCCGCGCCCTCCAGCTGGGCATGCACCCTGTGGCACTGACCACCGCCCTGAGCATGAAGGTCGCCGGCATCGCCCGCCTGTACTCCACCCGCACCACCAACTGGAACGCGATGGCCGGCAGCGTCGGAATGCCGCCGTGGTTGGCGGAGAAGACCTCCAAGGTGGCCCGCCGATGGTCGGGCGACGCCGTCTCCCAGGCGGTGATCCTCATGGCGGAACTCGACGCAGAGGTCAAGGGGCAGGGCGGCAACCCCGAATACGCTATCGAGAACGCGGTGCGTCGGATCTCCGAGCTGGCGGGTTAA
- a CDS encoding ankyrin repeat domain-containing protein: MTEIPSDVRELATRLFEMARNGDDTLVQYIDNGVSPDLSNEDGNSLLMLAAYSGHENLVGALAERGADVDKQNNRRQTPLAGAVFKKYGAVVDRLVAAGADPHAGAPSAVETARYFQLTEMLDRLGVEG, from the coding sequence ATGACCGAGATTCCCAGCGACGTACGTGAACTTGCCACCCGGCTCTTCGAGATGGCACGCAACGGAGACGACACCCTCGTCCAGTACATCGACAACGGTGTCAGCCCCGACCTGAGCAACGAGGACGGCAACTCCCTGCTCATGCTCGCCGCCTACTCCGGCCACGAGAACCTCGTGGGGGCGCTGGCGGAGCGTGGCGCGGACGTCGACAAGCAGAACAACCGCCGTCAGACGCCGCTGGCGGGTGCGGTGTTCAAGAAGTACGGCGCGGTCGTCGACAGGCTCGTCGCGGCGGGTGCGGACCCCCATGCCGGAGCGCCCTCCGCCGTGGAGACCGCCCGCTACTTCCAGCTGACGGAGATGCTCGACCGGCTCGGCGTGGAGGGATGA
- a CDS encoding HdeD family acid-resistance protein, with translation MTTATASPPVTSTPAEGARLALLIGGLAAVGFGLAVLVWPTKTAVALTGVIGGYAIISGIAYVAMGVLSRSLGAGGRIGHVLLGLLYILAGVYAFSSLQQSAVFLALFLTAMVGMMWIMEGLASLFTLDESASKLLTVVFAVLSVVAGFFLLSSLVWGAVFLWWYLGISLVVLGALNVVRAITGRKR, from the coding sequence ATGACCACAGCCACCGCTTCTCCGCCCGTCACCTCCACACCTGCCGAGGGAGCTCGGCTCGCATTGCTGATCGGCGGCCTGGCGGCCGTGGGATTCGGCCTCGCCGTGCTGGTCTGGCCGACCAAGACCGCCGTCGCCCTGACCGGTGTCATCGGTGGCTACGCGATCATCTCCGGCATCGCCTACGTCGCGATGGGGGTCCTCTCCAGGAGCCTGGGCGCCGGGGGACGCATCGGGCACGTTCTTCTCGGTCTCCTGTACATCCTTGCCGGCGTGTACGCCTTCAGTTCCCTGCAGCAGTCCGCGGTGTTCCTCGCCCTGTTCCTGACGGCGATGGTCGGCATGATGTGGATCATGGAAGGGCTCGCGTCGCTGTTCACACTCGACGAGTCGGCTTCGAAGCTTCTCACGGTCGTGTTCGCGGTCCTCTCGGTTGTCGCCGGATTCTTCCTGCTGAGCAGCCTGGTGTGGGGGGCGGTGTTCCTGTGGTGGTACCTCGGGATCTCCCTGGTCGTCCTCGGTGCCCTCAACGTGGTCCGTGCCATCACCGGCCGGAAGCGCTGA